A stretch of the Aminipila terrae genome encodes the following:
- a CDS encoding BMC domain-containing protein, which produces MANFEALGLVETFGLVFVLEAADAMCKAADVELVGYENTASGYISVLVRGDVGACKTAVAAGVKAVTEMEDGNLYSSVVIARPHQDLEKIIARYSLEKLLG; this is translated from the coding sequence ATGGCAAATTTTGAAGCTTTAGGCTTAGTTGAAACATTTGGTTTGGTTTTCGTTTTAGAAGCGGCGGATGCAATGTGTAAGGCAGCAGACGTTGAGCTGGTAGGATACGAAAATACAGCATCTGGTTACATCTCAGTGTTAGTAAGAGGAGATGTAGGAGCATGCAAGACTGCTGTAGCTGCTGGTGTAAAGGCTGTAACAGAAATGGAAGATGGTAATCTTTACAGTTCAGTCGTTATCGCAAGACCACATCAGGATCTTGAAAAGATTATTGCCCGTTATTCACTTGAAAAATTACTTGGTTAA
- a CDS encoding BMC domain-containing protein — translation MRYYGEQALGLIETLGMVPALEGADKMLKAADVELVAYENIGSTLVTILVKGDVAAVKAAVEAGAEAASAIGKLTAKNVMPRPISAVGDIVSVHDIDA, via the coding sequence GTGAGATATTATGGAGAACAGGCGTTAGGTTTAATTGAGACTTTAGGAATGGTACCTGCGCTAGAGGGAGCAGATAAAATGCTCAAAGCTGCTGATGTTGAGCTGGTTGCTTATGAAAACATCGGATCAACATTAGTTACAATTTTGGTTAAAGGTGACGTTGCTGCTGTAAAAGCTGCTGTTGAGGCTGGTGCTGAAGCTGCTTCTGCAATAGGCAAACTAACTGCAAAGAATGTTATGCCTCGTCCGATTTCGGCGGTAGGCGATATCGTATCTGTACACGATATTGATGCTTAG
- a CDS encoding aldehyde dehydrogenase family protein produces the protein MNIIDNDLLSIQESRILAENAREAQKKLATFPQEKLDEIVERMAEEIDKHISELAKMSCDETDYGNWQDKCIKNKFACDYLRTRLRGMRCVGIINEDKQKRTMDVGVPMGVVVALCPATSPVSTTIYKALIAIKSGNAIIFSPHPRAKKTIAKTLDILIRAAEGYGLPEGALAYLHTVTPSGTIELMNHKATSLIMNTGVPAMLKEAYQAGKPVIYGGNGNGPAFIERTADIRQAVCDIIASKTFDNGIVSAAEQSIVVDSCIATQVKTELQNNGAYFMSEDEAKRLGALFFRFDGSADSEMFGKTAQQLAKKAGFYVPDSVKILISEQKYVSENNPYSKEKLCPVLAYYIEDDWMHACEKCIELLLSERHGHTLVIHSNDEDVIRQFALKKPVGRVLVNTPAVFGSMGATTNLFPAMTLGSGSAGEGMTSDNVSPMNLIYVRKVGYGVRKTEEITRGVLAEENNSSYGLTSKEEKDSENIQMLHSILKKAIEAIQ, from the coding sequence ATGAATATTATTGATAATGATTTGCTCTCCATACAAGAATCTCGAATTCTTGCGGAGAATGCACGCGAGGCACAAAAAAAACTTGCAACTTTTCCTCAGGAAAAATTAGACGAGATTGTTGAACGCATGGCGGAAGAAATTGATAAGCACATCAGCGAACTTGCCAAAATGTCTTGTGACGAAACTGATTATGGCAACTGGCAGGACAAATGCATTAAAAATAAATTTGCCTGTGACTATTTAAGAACAAGACTAAGAGGCATGCGTTGTGTAGGCATTATCAATGAAGACAAACAGAAAAGAACTATGGATGTAGGGGTACCAATGGGCGTTGTTGTTGCGCTATGTCCTGCAACAAGTCCGGTATCCACTACAATTTATAAAGCGTTAATAGCAATTAAATCAGGAAATGCGATTATATTTTCGCCTCACCCTAGAGCAAAGAAAACTATTGCAAAAACTCTTGACATTTTGATTCGTGCAGCTGAAGGCTATGGCCTTCCAGAAGGAGCACTTGCATACTTGCATACAGTGACTCCTAGTGGTACTATTGAGCTGATGAATCATAAAGCAACCTCTTTAATTATGAATACGGGTGTTCCCGCAATGCTGAAAGAAGCATATCAGGCAGGTAAACCAGTTATTTATGGAGGAAATGGGAATGGTCCGGCATTTATTGAACGTACTGCTGATATAAGACAGGCAGTATGTGACATTATTGCCAGCAAAACTTTTGACAATGGTATAGTATCAGCAGCTGAACAATCTATTGTTGTGGACAGCTGTATCGCAACACAGGTTAAAACAGAGTTGCAAAATAATGGTGCTTATTTTATGTCGGAAGATGAAGCCAAAAGACTTGGTGCTTTATTTTTCCGTTTTGACGGAAGTGCAGATTCTGAAATGTTTGGTAAAACAGCTCAGCAATTGGCTAAAAAAGCAGGCTTCTACGTCCCTGACAGTGTGAAAATATTGATTTCAGAACAAAAATATGTTTCTGAAAATAATCCTTACTCAAAAGAAAAGCTGTGTCCCGTTTTAGCTTACTATATTGAAGATGACTGGATGCATGCTTGTGAAAAGTGTATTGAACTCTTACTAAGTGAGAGGCATGGACACACTTTGGTCATTCATTCAAACGACGAAGATGTAATCCGTCAGTTTGCTTTAAAAAAGCCAGTAGGCAGAGTACTTGTTAATACACCGGCTGTTTTTGGCAGTATGGGTGCTACAACTAATTTATTCCCTGCTATGACTTTAGGCAGCGGATCCGCTGGAGAAGGTATGACCTCCGACAATGTTTCGCCTATGAATTTAATCTACGTCCGCAAAGTTGGATATGGAGTGCGAAAAACAGAAGAAATAACAAGGGGTGTATTAGCAGAAGAAAACAATTCCTCATATGGATTAACATCTAAGGAAGAGAAAGATTCTGAGAATATACAAATGCTCCATAGCATTTTAAAAAAGGCTATAGAAGCAATTCAATAG
- the cutC gene encoding choline trimethylamine-lyase → MDIREFSEKFAEATKSMSAEERAAIMKMFEGVSSEITKNDTFVYRETVAANDNGTGIPNGMTQRHKLLKENYLKQVPTITTFRAKAVTKIAKENPGMPKIMLRAKCFKYCCETAPLVIQDNELIVGAPCGAPRAGAFSPDIAWRWMLDEIDTIGTRDQDPFYVSEEDKKIMREELFPYWAGKSVDEYCEDQYREAGVWELSGESFVSDCSYHATNGGGDSNPGYDVILMHKGMLDIQKEANDHLAKLDYENPEDIEKIYFYKSIIDTTEGVMIYAKRMSEYAAELAAKETDPKRKAELQKISEVNARVPAHKPETFWEAIQSMFTIESLLVVEENQTGMSIGRADQYMYPFYKADIESGRMTDYEAFDLAGCMLIKLSEMMWVTSEGASKFFAGYQPFVNMCVGGVTRDGQDATNDLTYLLMDAVRHVRIYQPSLACRIHKASPQKYMKKIVDVVRSGMGFPACHFDDTHIKMMLAKGVSIEDARDYCLMGCVEPQKSGRLYQWTSTAYTQWPICIELVLNHGVPLWYEKQVCPDYGDISQYKTYEEFDAAVKRMIQYVTKWTSVATVISQRVHRELAPKPLMSIMYEGCMDKAKDVSAGGAMYNFGPGVVWSGLATYADSMAAIKKLVFDDKKYTLEQLNTALKADFAGYDQVKADCLAAPKYGNDDDYADLIAADLINFTEMDHRNYKTLYSVLSHGTLSISNNTPFGQLLGASANGRAAWSPLSDGISPTQGADYKGPTAIIKSVSKLACDNMNIGMVHNFKLMAGLLDTPEGEAGIIALLRAACAMGNGEMQFNYLDNKTLIEAQKHPEQYRDLVVRVAGYSAFFVELCKDVQDEIISRTMLTHF, encoded by the coding sequence TTGGATATTCGTGAATTTTCAGAAAAATTTGCAGAAGCTACCAAAAGCATGTCTGCAGAGGAACGCGCAGCTATCATGAAGATGTTTGAAGGCGTTTCCAGTGAAATTACAAAGAATGATACATTTGTGTACAGAGAAACAGTTGCCGCTAATGATAATGGAACTGGAATTCCAAATGGAATGACACAGAGACATAAATTATTAAAGGAAAACTATTTAAAGCAGGTACCAACTATTACAACTTTCCGTGCAAAAGCGGTTACCAAGATTGCGAAAGAAAATCCTGGTATGCCTAAGATTATGCTTCGTGCTAAGTGCTTTAAGTACTGTTGTGAAACTGCTCCATTAGTAATTCAGGACAATGAATTGATTGTAGGCGCTCCTTGTGGTGCTCCTCGTGCCGGAGCTTTTTCACCTGATATTGCATGGAGATGGATGCTTGATGAAATCGATACAATCGGCACCCGTGATCAGGACCCATTCTATGTTTCAGAAGAAGACAAGAAGATCATGCGTGAAGAATTGTTCCCATACTGGGCAGGAAAGTCTGTTGACGAATACTGTGAAGACCAATATAGAGAAGCTGGTGTTTGGGAACTTTCCGGTGAATCGTTTGTTTCAGACTGCTCTTACCACGCAACAAACGGTGGTGGAGACTCTAACCCTGGATATGATGTAATTCTTATGCATAAGGGTATGTTAGATATTCAGAAGGAAGCAAATGATCATCTGGCTAAATTAGATTATGAAAATCCTGAAGATATTGAAAAGATTTATTTCTATAAATCTATTATTGATACAACTGAAGGTGTTATGATTTACGCTAAGCGTATGTCAGAATATGCCGCTGAACTGGCTGCTAAGGAAACAGATCCTAAGCGTAAAGCAGAGTTACAGAAGATTTCAGAAGTAAATGCAAGAGTTCCTGCTCATAAGCCTGAAACGTTCTGGGAAGCTATTCAGTCCATGTTTACTATTGAATCTTTATTAGTAGTAGAAGAAAACCAGACTGGTATGTCAATTGGACGTGCTGACCAGTATATGTATCCTTTCTATAAGGCTGATATTGAGTCAGGACGTATGACAGATTACGAAGCATTTGACCTTGCGGGTTGTATGCTGATTAAGTTATCAGAGATGATGTGGGTTACAAGTGAAGGAGCTTCTAAATTCTTTGCTGGTTACCAGCCATTCGTAAATATGTGTGTTGGTGGTGTTACTCGTGATGGACAGGATGCAACAAATGATTTAACTTATTTGTTAATGGATGCTGTTAGACACGTAAGAATTTATCAGCCATCACTTGCATGCCGTATTCATAAGGCTTCTCCACAGAAATATATGAAGAAGATTGTTGATGTAGTACGTTCAGGAATGGGATTCCCTGCTTGCCACTTTGATGATACTCATATCAAGATGATGCTTGCAAAGGGTGTTTCAATTGAAGATGCAAGAGACTACTGCCTGATGGGTTGTGTAGAACCTCAGAAATCAGGTCGTCTGTATCAGTGGACTTCAACAGCTTATACACAGTGGCCAATCTGTATTGAACTTGTTCTGAACCATGGTGTTCCACTTTGGTATGAAAAGCAGGTTTGCCCAGATTATGGCGATATTAGTCAGTATAAGACTTATGAAGAATTTGATGCTGCAGTTAAGAGAATGATTCAGTATGTAACGAAGTGGACAAGCGTTGCTACAGTTATTTCACAGCGTGTGCACAGAGAATTAGCACCAAAGCCATTAATGTCTATCATGTATGAAGGCTGTATGGACAAGGCTAAGGATGTATCTGCTGGTGGAGCTATGTATAACTTCGGACCTGGTGTTGTATGGTCTGGTCTTGCTACTTATGCGGACTCAATGGCTGCTATTAAGAAATTAGTATTTGATGACAAGAAATATACACTGGAACAATTAAATACAGCATTAAAGGCTGACTTTGCTGGATATGACCAGGTTAAGGCTGATTGTCTTGCTGCTCCTAAGTATGGTAATGATGATGATTATGCAGATTTAATTGCTGCTGATTTAATTAACTTTACTGAAATGGATCACCGTAACTATAAGACATTATATTCAGTATTAAGTCATGGTACTTTATCAATTTCTAACAATACTCCATTTGGACAATTGTTAGGTGCATCAGCAAATGGCCGTGCAGCTTGGTCACCATTATCAGATGGTATCAGCCCTACTCAGGGTGCTGACTACAAGGGACCTACAGCTATCATCAAGTCAGTTTCAAAACTGGCATGTGATAACATGAATATTGGTATGGTTCACAACTTTAAGCTGATGGCAGGTCTTCTTGATACACCGGAAGGTGAAGCTGGTATCATTGCATTACTTCGTGCAGCTTGTGCAATGGGTAATGGTGAAATGCAGTTCAACTATCTTGATAACAAGACATTGATTGAAGCTCAGAAGCACCCAGAACAGTATCGTGACCTGGTTGTTCGTGTAGCAGGTTACAGTGCATTCTTCGTAGAATTATGCAAAGATGTTCAGGATGAAATTATCAGCAGAACTATGCTGACACATTTCTAA